One Triticum dicoccoides isolate Atlit2015 ecotype Zavitan chromosome 4B, WEW_v2.0, whole genome shotgun sequence genomic window carries:
- the LOC119291889 gene encoding serine/threonine-protein kinase BSK1-2-like has translation MGCCRSSLRAVTHPHPEKPPGAGAGAAPARRPSFSASAHQAAPAPAASASSSEAGFAEFSLAELRAATGGFAAENIVSESGDKAPNFVYRGRLQQHGQVPRRAIAVKKFGKMAWPDPKQFAEEARGVGRLRHRRLANLIGYCCDGDERLLVAEFMPNDTLAKHVFHWENQTIEWAMRLRVAYHIAEALDYCSNEGRPLYHDLNAYRVLFDENGDPRLSCFGLMKNSRDGKSYSTNLAYTPPEYLRTGRVTPESVIFSFGTVLLDLLSGKRIPPSHALDMMRGNNIQMLMDSHLEGNYSTDEATALVDLASQCLQYEARDRPHTKKLVTILEPLQTKLEVPSYEMLGIPKHEEEVPPPPPPAPQPPQHPLSPMAEACSRMDLTAIQQILVSTHYRDDEGSNELSFQEWTQQMRDMLDARKRGDLAFRDKDFKTAIECYTQFVDVGTMVSPTVYARRSLCHLMCDQPDAALRDAMQAQCVYPDWPTAFYMQAVALSKLDMQSDAKDMLSEASQLEEKKQKNSR, from the exons ATGGGTTGCTGCCGCTCGTCGCTGCGGGCGGTGACGCACCCCCACCCGGAGAAGCcgccgggggcgggggcgggggcggcgccaGCCAGGCGGCCGTCCTTCTCGGCGAGCGCGCACCAggccgcgccggcgccggcggcgtcggcgtcgtccTCCGAGGCGGGCTTCGCGGAGTTCTCGCTGGCGGAGCTGCGCGCGGCCACGGGCGGCTTCGCGGCGGAGAACATCGTGTCCGAGAGCGGCGACAAGGCGCCCAACTTCGTCTACAGGGGCCGCCTGCAGCAGCACGGGCAGGTTCCCCGCCGCGCGATCGCCGTCAAGAAGTTCGGCAAGATGGCCTGGCCCGACCCCAAGCAGTTCGCG GAGGAGGCCAGGGGCGTGGGCAGGCTGCGCCACCGCCGGCTGGCCAACCTCATCGGCTACTGCTGCGACGGGGACGAGCGCCTGCTCGTCGCCGAGTTCATGCCCAACGACACCCTCGCCAAGCACGTCTTCCACT GGGAAAACCAGACTATTGAATGGGCTATGCGTCTAAGAGTCGCTTACCACATTGCTGAAGCGCTGGACTACTGCAGCAACGAGGGTAGACCCTTATATCATGACCTAAATGCATATAGGGTCCTCTTTGATGAG AATGGTGATCCTCGTCTTTCATGCTTTGGTTTGATGAAAAACAGCAGAGATGGGAAAAGTTATAGCACAAACCTTGCATACACACCTCCAGAATATTTGAGAACTG GAAGAGTCACTCCAGAAAGTGTCATATTCAGCTTTGGCACCGTACTACTGGACCTTCTAAGTGGAAAACGCATACCTCCTTCCCAT GCTCTTGATATGATGCGAGGCAACAATATCCAAATGTTGATGGATTCACATCTGGAAGGAAACTACTCAACAGATGAGGCAACCGCTTTGGTAGATCTTGCCTCCCAGTGTTTGCAGTATGAAGCTAGGGACCGCCCCCATACAAAAAAGCTGGTTACCATACTTGAGCCCTTGCAAACAAAATTAGAG GTACCTTCCTACGAGATGCTTGGCATACCAAAGCATGAGGAAGAagtacctccacctccacctcctgctcCACAACCACCACAACACCCTCTTTCTCCCATGGCTGAGGCCTGTTCCAGGATGGACCTGACAGCTATCCAGCAGATTCTTGTATCGACGCATTACAGAGATGATGAAGGCAGTAACGAG CTATCATTCCAGGAATGGACGCAGCAGATGAGGGACATGTTGGACGCCAGGAAACGCGGGGATCTAGCTTTTCGTGACAAAGATTTCAAGACAGCCATAGAGTGCTATACACAG TTTGTTGATGTGGGCACAATGGTATCGCCGACGGTGTATGCCCGAAGGAGCTTGTGCCACCTCATGTGTGACCAACCCGATGCCGCCCTCCGGGACGCGATGCAAGCGCAATGCGTGTACCCCGACTGGCCAACTGCATTCTATATGCAGGCCGTCGCGCTTTCGAAGCTAGACATGCAGAGCGACGCCAAGGACATGTTGAGCGAGGCTTCGCAGctagaagagaagaagcaaaagaaCTCGAGATGA